From a region of the Robbsia betulipollinis genome:
- the rpsC gene encoding 30S ribosomal protein S3, with product MGQKIHPTGFRLAVTRNWSSRWYAGNDRFAEMLKEDIGVREYLTKKLKNASVGRVLIERPAKNARITIFSSRPGVVIGKKGEDIELLKTELQRRLGVPVHVNIEEIRKPEIDAKLIADSITQQLERRIAFRRAMKRAMANAMRLGAQGIKIMSAGRLNGIEIARTEWYREGRVPLHTLRADIDYATSEAQTTYGRIGVKVWVYKGDYLGPNETPAVEEPRDDKRERRNARPGDRRPRRDGEGAPGARRGAPRRSGPGGPNAGGAKTGE from the coding sequence ATGGGACAGAAAATTCATCCGACTGGCTTCCGGTTGGCAGTCACCCGCAACTGGTCGTCGCGCTGGTACGCCGGCAACGACCGTTTCGCCGAGATGTTGAAGGAAGACATCGGCGTTCGCGAGTACCTGACCAAGAAGCTGAAGAACGCATCGGTCGGCCGCGTGCTGATCGAGCGTCCTGCAAAGAACGCACGGATCACGATCTTCAGTTCGCGTCCGGGCGTGGTCATCGGCAAGAAGGGCGAGGACATCGAGTTGTTGAAGACGGAACTGCAACGCCGTTTGGGCGTTCCGGTCCACGTCAACATCGAAGAGATCCGCAAGCCGGAAATCGATGCCAAGCTGATCGCTGACTCGATCACCCAGCAGCTCGAGCGTCGTATCGCTTTCCGTCGCGCAATGAAGCGCGCGATGGCCAATGCGATGCGCCTCGGTGCGCAGGGCATCAAGATCATGAGCGCCGGTCGTCTGAACGGCATCGAGATCGCCCGCACCGAGTGGTACCGCGAAGGCCGTGTGCCGCTGCACACGCTGCGCGCCGACATCGACTACGCAACTTCGGAAGCGCAGACGACGTATGGTCGCATCGGTGTCAAGGTCTGGGTCTACAAGGGCGACTACCTCGGACCGAACGAAACGCCGGCAGTGGAAGAGCCGCGTGACGACAAGCGTGAGCGTCGTAACGCGCGTCCAGGCGATCGTCGCCCTCGCCGTGATGGCGAAGGCGCTCCGGGTGCGCGTCGCGGTGCTCCACGTCGTTCGGGCCCGGGTGGTCCGAACGCCGGCGGCGCGAAGACGGGAGAATAA
- the rpsQ gene encoding 30S ribosomal protein S17, protein MTDTAAVPTKPLKRTLVGTVTSNKMDKTVTVLVEHRVKHPLYGKYVVRSKKYHAHDEANTYNEGDQVEISESRPISKTKAWAVSRLITAARVI, encoded by the coding sequence ATGACAGATACCGCAGCAGTACCCACCAAGCCGTTGAAGCGTACGCTGGTCGGTACGGTCACGAGCAACAAGATGGACAAGACCGTGACGGTGCTGGTCGAGCATCGGGTCAAGCACCCGCTGTACGGCAAGTACGTCGTGCGTTCGAAGAAGTATCACGCGCACGACGAAGCCAACACGTACAACGAAGGCGACCAGGTCGAGATCTCGGAATCGCGTCCGATCTCGAAGACCAAGGCGTGGGCCGTGTCCCGCCTGATCACGGCGGCGCGCGTGATCTGA
- the rpsJ gene encoding 30S ribosomal protein S10 has product MASQNIRIRLKAFDYRLIDQAALEIVETAKRTGAIVRGPVPLPTRIQRYDVLRSPHVNKTSRDQFEIRTHQRLIDIIDPTEKTVDALMKLDLAAGVDVKIELQ; this is encoded by the coding sequence ATGGCCAGCCAGAACATCCGTATTCGCCTGAAAGCATTCGACTATCGCCTGATCGATCAGGCGGCATTGGAAATCGTCGAAACGGCGAAGCGTACGGGCGCCATCGTCCGCGGTCCGGTGCCGTTGCCGACCCGTATCCAGCGCTACGACGTGCTGCGTTCGCCGCACGTGAACAAGACGTCGCGCGACCAGTTCGAAATCCGCACGCACCAGCGCCTGATCGACATCATCGATCCGACCGAGAAGACGGTCGACGCGCTGATGAAGCTCGATCTGGCCGCAGGCGTCGACGTCAAGATCGAACTGCAATAA
- the rpsN gene encoding 30S ribosomal protein S14, with translation MAKLALIEREKKRARLAEKFSAKRLSLKATIDDTSKSDEERYEARLALQQLPRNSNPTRKRNRCAITGRPRGTFRKFGLGRNKLREIAFRGEIPGLTKASW, from the coding sequence GTGGCTAAACTGGCACTGATCGAACGTGAGAAAAAGCGGGCACGTCTGGCTGAAAAGTTCTCCGCCAAGCGTTTGTCGCTGAAAGCGACCATCGACGACACCAGCAAGTCGGACGAAGAGCGTTATGAAGCACGCCTGGCGCTGCAGCAGCTGCCGCGCAACTCGAACCCGACGCGCAAGCGTAACCGTTGCGCGATCACTGGTCGCCCGCGCGGTACGTTCCGCAAATTCGGCCTTGGCCGGAACAAGCTGCGCGAAATCGCTTTCCGCGGCGAAATCCCCGGCCTGACCAAGGCCAGCTGGTAA
- the rplX gene encoding 50S ribosomal protein L24 produces MKKIRKGDEVIVITGKDKNKRGTVLSVDGDFVLVEGLNLVKKHVKPNPMKGTTGGVEAKSMPLQLSNVALVDANGKPSRVGIKVEDGKKLRFLKTTGATIAA; encoded by the coding sequence ATGAAAAAGATTCGCAAAGGTGACGAGGTCATCGTCATCACCGGAAAAGACAAGAACAAGCGCGGTACCGTGCTGTCCGTCGACGGTGATTTCGTCCTCGTCGAGGGCCTGAACCTCGTCAAGAAGCATGTGAAGCCGAATCCGATGAAGGGCACGACCGGTGGCGTAGAAGCCAAGTCGATGCCGCTGCAATTGTCGAATGTGGCACTGGTTGATGCGAACGGCAAGCCGTCGCGTGTGGGCATCAAGGTCGAGGACGGCAAGAAACTGCGCTTCCTGAAAACGACCGGTGCGACGATCGCTGCCTGA
- the rplP gene encoding 50S ribosomal protein L16 has product MLQPKRRKYRKEQKGRNTGVATRGNAVSFGEFGLKAVGRGRLTARQIEAARRAMTRHIKRGGRIWIRIFPDKPISQKPAEVRMGNGKGNPEYYVAEIQPGKMLYEMDGVTEELARDAFRLAQAKLPIQTVVVVRHLGT; this is encoded by the coding sequence ATGCTGCAACCTAAGCGTAGAAAGTACCGGAAAGAGCAGAAGGGTCGCAATACCGGTGTGGCGACACGCGGTAACGCGGTGTCCTTCGGCGAATTCGGCCTGAAGGCAGTCGGCCGTGGCCGTCTGACGGCACGCCAGATCGAAGCGGCGCGTCGTGCGATGACCCGTCACATCAAGCGTGGCGGTCGGATCTGGATCCGGATCTTCCCGGACAAGCCGATCTCGCAAAAGCCGGCCGAAGTGCGGATGGGTAACGGTAAGGGTAACCCCGAGTACTACGTCGCCGAAATCCAGCCGGGCAAGATGCTGTATGAAATGGACGGTGTGACCGAAGAGCTGGCACGTGACGCCTTCCGTCTGGCGCAGGCGAAGCTGCCTATCCAGACGGTGGTCGTTGTTCGCCACCTCGGCACCTGA
- the rplC gene encoding 50S ribosomal protein L3, whose translation MSLGLLGRKVGMTRIFTADGDSIPVTVLDVSNNRVTQIKTLETDGYTAVQVTYGDRRASRVTKPAAGHLAKAGVTAGVVLREFRVDADRAASLAVGAVVDVDLFADGQKVDVQGVTIGKGYAGTIKRYNFASGRASHGNSRSHNVPGSIGMAQDPGRVFPGKRMTGHMGDVTQTTQNLQIARIDADRKLLLVRGAVPGAKGGIVFVTPAVKARANANATQGA comes from the coding sequence ATGAGCCTTGGACTCTTGGGTCGCAAGGTTGGTATGACCCGTATTTTCACGGCGGATGGGGACTCGATTCCCGTCACCGTGTTGGACGTGTCTAACAACCGTGTTACGCAGATCAAGACCCTGGAAACCGACGGTTATACCGCGGTCCAGGTTACGTATGGAGATCGTCGCGCGTCGCGCGTGACGAAGCCGGCGGCGGGTCACCTCGCCAAAGCCGGCGTCACCGCCGGTGTCGTGCTGCGGGAATTCCGCGTCGACGCAGACCGTGCCGCATCGCTCGCCGTTGGCGCAGTGGTCGACGTCGATCTGTTCGCCGATGGCCAGAAGGTCGACGTGCAGGGCGTGACGATCGGTAAGGGTTATGCCGGTACGATCAAGCGCTACAACTTCGCTTCGGGTCGCGCATCGCACGGTAACTCGCGCTCGCACAATGTGCCGGGCTCGATCGGTATGGCGCAGGATCCGGGTCGCGTGTTCCCGGGCAAGCGCATGACCGGTCACATGGGTGACGTTACCCAGACGACGCAAAACCTGCAGATCGCCCGTATCGACGCGGACCGCAAGCTGCTGCTGGTGCGCGGCGCGGTGCCGGGCGCGAAGGGTGGCATCGTGTTCGTCACGCCGGCCGTCAAGGCGCGTGCGAACGCCAACGCCACTCAAGGAGCGTAA
- the rplB gene encoding 50S ribosomal protein L2, with amino-acid sequence MALVKVKPTSPGRRAMVKVVNADLYKGRPFDALTESQSKHSGRNNNGHITTRHKGGGHKQQYRIVDFKRSKDGIPAKIERIEYDPNRSANIALVLYADGERRYVISPKGATVGQALMSGSEAPIRSGNTLPIRNIPVGTTIHCIEMLPGKGAQIARSAGTSAMLLAREGIYAQVRLRSGEIRRVHIECRATVGEVGNEEHSLRQIGKAGANRWRGIRPTVRGVAMNPVDHPHGGGEGKTAAGRDPVSPWGQKTKGYRTRRNKRTTSMIVQRRNKKR; translated from the coding sequence ATGGCGCTCGTTAAAGTCAAACCGACATCGCCGGGTCGCCGCGCGATGGTCAAGGTGGTCAACGCCGACCTGTACAAGGGTCGTCCGTTCGACGCACTGACCGAAAGCCAGAGCAAGCATTCTGGCCGTAACAACAACGGTCACATCACGACGCGTCACAAAGGTGGCGGTCACAAGCAGCAGTACCGTATCGTCGACTTCAAGCGGTCGAAGGACGGTATTCCGGCGAAGATCGAGCGTATCGAATACGATCCGAACCGTAGCGCGAACATCGCGCTGGTGCTGTACGCGGATGGTGAGCGCCGTTACGTGATCTCGCCGAAGGGCGCGACCGTCGGTCAGGCGTTGATGTCGGGTTCGGAAGCGCCGATTCGTTCGGGCAACACGCTGCCGATCCGCAACATCCCGGTGGGTACGACGATCCACTGCATCGAGATGCTGCCGGGCAAGGGTGCGCAGATCGCGCGTTCGGCCGGTACGTCGGCGATGCTGCTGGCCCGCGAAGGGATCTACGCTCAGGTTCGTCTGCGCTCCGGTGAAATCCGCCGCGTGCATATCGAATGCCGCGCGACGGTCGGTGAAGTGGGCAACGAAGAGCACAGCCTGCGTCAGATCGGTAAGGCCGGTGCCAATCGCTGGCGCGGTATTCGTCCGACGGTTCGTGGCGTTGCCATGAACCCGGTCGATCACCCGCACGGTGGTGGTGAAGGCAAGACCGCCGCAGGTCGTGATCCGGTCAGCCCATGGGGCCAGAAGACCAAGGGCTATCGCACCCGTCGGAACAAGCGCACGACCAGTATGATCGTGCAACGCCGCAACAAGAAGCGTTAA
- the rplD gene encoding 50S ribosomal protein L4 translates to MELKLLNEQGQAGESVNGSDAVFGRDYNEALIHQIVTAYQANARSGNRAQKDREQVNHTTKKPWRQKGTGNARAGMRSSPLWRGGGRIFPNSPEENFTQKVNKKMFRAGISSIYSQLVREGRLSVIEPITLEAPKTKLLAQKFKSLGLESVLIITDELDENLYLASRNLPGVAIVEPRYADPLSLIHFKNVLVTKAAVAQIEELLS, encoded by the coding sequence ATGGAACTGAAGCTCCTGAACGAGCAAGGTCAGGCAGGTGAAAGCGTGAACGGGTCCGACGCGGTTTTTGGTCGTGACTACAACGAAGCGCTGATCCACCAGATCGTCACCGCCTACCAGGCGAACGCACGCAGCGGCAACCGTGCGCAGAAGGACCGGGAACAAGTCAACCACACCACGAAGAAGCCGTGGCGCCAGAAAGGTACGGGCAATGCCCGCGCCGGTATGCGCTCGAGCCCGCTGTGGCGCGGAGGCGGTCGGATTTTCCCGAACTCGCCGGAAGAGAATTTCACGCAGAAGGTCAACAAGAAGATGTTCCGTGCGGGCATCTCGTCGATCTACTCGCAACTGGTCCGTGAAGGCCGTCTTTCCGTGATCGAGCCGATCACGCTGGAAGCGCCGAAGACCAAGCTGCTGGCGCAGAAGTTCAAGAGCCTGGGTCTCGAGTCCGTGCTGATCATCACCGATGAGCTCGACGAGAACCTGTATCTCGCGTCGCGCAACTTGCCCGGCGTGGCAATCGTTGAGCCGCGCTACGCCGACCCGCTGTCGCTGATCCATTTCAAGAATGTCTTGGTCACGAAAGCCGCGGTCGCCCAGATCGAGGAGTTGCTGTCATGA
- the rpsS gene encoding 30S ribosomal protein S19 — MARSVKKGPFCDAHLLKKVETAASTRDKKPIKTWSRRSTILPDFIGLTIAVHNGRQHVPVYISDNMVGHKLGEFALTRTFKGHAADKKAKR; from the coding sequence ATGGCACGTTCTGTAAAAAAAGGTCCGTTCTGCGACGCCCACTTGCTGAAGAAAGTCGAGACAGCGGCGTCGACGCGTGACAAGAAGCCGATCAAGACCTGGTCGCGTCGTTCCACGATCCTGCCCGATTTCATCGGTCTGACGATCGCGGTCCACAATGGTCGCCAACACGTCCCGGTTTATATCTCGGACAACATGGTTGGCCACAAGCTTGGCGAGTTCGCCTTGACCCGGACGTTCAAGGGTCATGCGGCGGACAAGAAAGCCAAGCGCTAA
- a CDS encoding amidase family protein, with amino-acid sequence MPLHYQDIASLSAQMSAGRLSSETLVGHFIERHERIDRKGPALHAVIEINPDAIAIARQLDRERAGGKVRGPLHGIPVLLKDNIDTGDRMQTATGSLALVGPPAARDAPVARQLRDAGAIILGKANLSEWSNFRDFGPMMDGWSGRGGQTLNPHLREGDVSGSSSGPAVATAAGLATVAVGTETDGSILSPAQKNGVVGMRPTFGLIDNKGVIPISTSIDTPGPMTRSVRDAAVLLNAMVDRAALARSVPGGQRGTDYTSELHADALRGRRIGYAASRASDAPNFARALKVLSAKGAILIALADDELPPRPDPGTVLMKLIHDFRTGVNAYLDTRQGLQVKDIADLVRFNERHPGFLPDGTPRGQSLIVEAATQSAPAGQVEALYHRERQRIVTATDAVMCRHRLDAIAAADGAAAFPFAGYPGISVPSGMHEGMPTSLTLSGARGSDATLLSLAYAYEQASLARVAPTFAGYPPFPEE; translated from the coding sequence GTGCCCCTTCACTATCAGGACATCGCGTCGCTTTCGGCGCAGATGTCGGCGGGCCGACTCTCTTCCGAGACGCTGGTCGGGCATTTCATCGAACGCCATGAACGCATCGACCGCAAGGGGCCGGCCCTGCATGCGGTCATCGAGATCAATCCCGACGCCATCGCGATCGCTCGGCAGTTGGATCGGGAGCGCGCCGGGGGCAAGGTGCGCGGCCCGCTGCACGGCATTCCCGTTTTGCTGAAAGACAATATCGATACCGGTGACCGGATGCAAACCGCGACCGGTTCGCTTGCGCTGGTCGGACCGCCCGCGGCCCGCGACGCACCGGTGGCCAGGCAATTGCGCGACGCGGGCGCCATCATCCTCGGCAAGGCCAATCTCAGCGAGTGGTCGAATTTCCGCGACTTCGGCCCCATGATGGATGGCTGGAGCGGCCGCGGCGGTCAAACGCTGAACCCGCACTTGCGGGAGGGTGACGTCAGCGGGTCCAGTTCCGGCCCCGCGGTGGCGACGGCGGCGGGATTGGCCACGGTTGCGGTGGGCACCGAAACCGACGGATCGATTCTGTCTCCGGCACAAAAGAATGGCGTCGTCGGCATGCGTCCGACATTCGGGCTGATCGATAACAAAGGCGTGATTCCGATCTCGACCTCCATCGATACGCCGGGGCCGATGACCCGGAGCGTGCGCGATGCCGCCGTCCTGCTGAACGCAATGGTCGATCGGGCAGCGCTCGCCCGGTCTGTGCCGGGCGGGCAACGCGGCACGGATTACACAAGCGAATTGCATGCGGACGCGCTGCGGGGGCGCAGGATAGGGTACGCCGCCTCGCGCGCGTCGGACGCGCCGAATTTCGCGCGCGCCCTGAAGGTGCTGAGCGCGAAAGGCGCGATATTGATTGCCCTCGCCGATGACGAACTGCCGCCGAGACCGGACCCCGGGACGGTTCTGATGAAGCTGATTCATGATTTCAGGACGGGCGTCAATGCCTACCTCGATACCCGCCAGGGGTTGCAGGTCAAGGACATTGCCGATCTCGTCCGCTTCAACGAAAGGCATCCCGGATTCCTGCCCGACGGGACGCCAAGAGGGCAAAGCCTGATCGTGGAGGCGGCCACGCAGTCCGCACCCGCGGGCCAGGTGGAAGCGCTTTACCACCGGGAACGACAGCGTATCGTGACGGCGACGGACGCGGTGATGTGCCGGCACCGCCTGGATGCGATTGCCGCAGCCGATGGCGCGGCCGCGTTTCCATTTGCCGGCTATCCCGGTATCAGCGTGCCCAGCGGCATGCACGAAGGCATGCCCACGTCGCTGACCCTCTCGGGTGCGCGCGGGTCCGATGCGACGCTCCTGTCGCTGGCCTACGCGTACGAGCAGGCGTCGCTCGCCCGCGTCGCCCCGACGTTCGCGGGTTATCCGCCGTTTCCGGAGGAATAG
- the rplW gene encoding 50S ribosomal protein L23, whose protein sequence is MTDIRKNDHRLLQVLLAPVVSEKATMVAEKNEQVVFEVAKSATKPEIKAAVELLFKVEVESVQVLNRKGKEKRFGKFMGRRAHERRAYVSLKPGQEINFESTEAK, encoded by the coding sequence ATGACGGACATCCGCAAAAACGATCATCGTTTGCTGCAAGTCCTGCTCGCGCCGGTAGTCTCCGAAAAGGCGACGATGGTTGCCGAGAAGAACGAGCAGGTCGTGTTCGAAGTCGCCAAGTCGGCGACCAAGCCTGAAATCAAGGCGGCTGTTGAGCTGCTGTTCAAGGTTGAAGTCGAATCGGTACAGGTCCTGAACCGCAAGGGTAAGGAAAAGCGTTTTGGCAAGTTCATGGGTCGTCGTGCGCACGAGCGCCGCGCCTATGTGTCGCTGAAGCCGGGCCAGGAAATCAACTTTGAATCGACGGAGGCCAAGTAA
- the rpsH gene encoding 30S ribosomal protein S8, giving the protein MSMSDPIADMLTRLRNAHAVGKVAVVMPSSKLKVAIAKVLKDEGYVEDFAVTTDGAKASLNITLKYHAGRPVIERIERVSKPGLRVYRGSDDIPRVMNGLGVAIVSTPRGVMTDRAARAAGVGGEVICYVA; this is encoded by the coding sequence ATGAGTATGAGTGATCCTATCGCCGATATGCTGACCCGTTTGCGCAACGCGCATGCTGTCGGGAAAGTTGCGGTTGTGATGCCGTCGTCGAAGCTGAAGGTCGCGATCGCCAAAGTCCTGAAGGACGAAGGTTATGTCGAAGACTTCGCAGTGACGACCGACGGTGCAAAGGCATCGTTGAATATCACCCTGAAGTACCACGCCGGCCGTCCGGTCATCGAGCGCATTGAACGCGTGTCGAAGCCGGGTCTGCGCGTGTACCGGGGAAGCGACGACATTCCGCGCGTGATGAACGGCCTGGGTGTCGCCATTGTTTCCACTCCGCGTGGTGTGATGACCGATCGTGCAGCCCGCGCCGCTGGCGTTGGCGGTGAAGTCATCTGCTACGTCGCCTGA
- the rplE gene encoding 50S ribosomal protein L5, with translation MSRLQEFYKEKVVPELIEKFGYKSVMEVPRLVKITLNMGLGEAVADKKVIEHAVGDLTKIAGQKPVVTKARKAIAGFKIRELYPVGAMVTLRQAHMYEFLDRFVTVALPRVRDFRGISGRAFDGRGNYNIGVKEQIIFPEIEYEKIDALRGLNISITTTAKTDEEAKALLASFKFPFRN, from the coding sequence ATGTCTCGTTTGCAAGAGTTTTATAAAGAGAAGGTTGTTCCCGAGCTGATCGAGAAGTTCGGTTACAAGTCGGTCATGGAAGTGCCGCGCCTGGTCAAGATCACCCTGAACATGGGTCTTGGCGAAGCGGTTGCCGACAAGAAAGTGATCGAACACGCCGTGGGCGACCTGACCAAGATTGCCGGCCAGAAGCCGGTCGTCACGAAGGCACGGAAGGCAATCGCGGGCTTCAAGATCCGCGAACTGTATCCGGTCGGCGCGATGGTGACGCTGCGCCAGGCGCATATGTACGAATTCCTCGACCGTTTCGTGACGGTCGCGTTGCCCCGGGTGCGCGATTTCCGCGGCATCTCGGGTCGTGCATTCGACGGCCGTGGCAACTACAACATCGGGGTGAAAGAGCAGATCATTTTCCCCGAAATCGAATACGAGAAGATCGACGCGCTGCGTGGGCTGAACATCAGCATCACGACGACCGCGAAGACCGACGAAGAAGCCAAGGCACTGCTCGCCAGCTTCAAATTCCCGTTCAGAAACTGA
- the rplN gene encoding 50S ribosomal protein L14 codes for MIQTETRLEVADNTGAREVLCIKVLGGSRRRYAGIGDVIKVSVKEATPRGRVKKGEIYNAVVVRTAKGVRRPDGSLIKFDGNAAVLLNNKLEPIGTRIFGPVTRELRSERFMKIVSLAPEVL; via the coding sequence ATGATCCAGACCGAAACTCGGCTTGAAGTGGCCGACAACACCGGTGCACGTGAAGTGCTGTGCATCAAGGTGCTAGGCGGCTCCAGGCGGCGTTACGCCGGTATTGGCGATGTCATCAAGGTTAGCGTGAAGGAAGCTACCCCGCGTGGACGCGTCAAGAAAGGCGAAATTTACAACGCAGTTGTGGTGCGTACGGCCAAAGGCGTGCGTCGTCCAGACGGCTCGCTGATCAAGTTCGACGGCAATGCCGCCGTGCTTTTGAATAACAAGCTCGAACCGATCGGGACCCGCATCTTCGGGCCGGTGACGCGTGAGCTGCGCAGCGAACGCTTCATGAAGATCGTTTCGTTGGCGCCGGAAGTGCTGTAA
- the rplV gene encoding 50S ribosomal protein L22 — MEVKAIHRGARMSAQKTRLVADQIRGLPVDKALNVLAFSPKAAAVVVKKVVLSAIANAEHNEGADIDDLKIKTIYVDKAGSLKRFTQRAKGRGNKIEKQTCHIYVTVGD, encoded by the coding sequence ATGGAAGTCAAAGCAATTCATCGCGGGGCCCGCATGTCGGCCCAGAAGACCCGGTTGGTGGCTGATCAGATCCGCGGCCTGCCGGTCGACAAGGCATTGAACGTCTTGGCGTTCTCGCCCAAGGCGGCTGCCGTTGTCGTCAAGAAGGTCGTGCTGTCGGCGATCGCGAATGCGGAACACAACGAAGGCGCTGACATCGACGATCTGAAGATCAAGACGATTTACGTCGACAAAGCGGGTTCGCTGAAGCGTTTCACGCAACGCGCGAAGGGCCGCGGCAACAAGATCGAAAAGCAGACCTGTCACATTTATGTGACGGTTGGGGACTAA
- the rpmC gene encoding 50S ribosomal protein L29 produces MKASELRNKDAAALNTELSDLLKAQFGLRMQLGTQQLSNTSQIKKVRRDIARVRTLMTEKASEK; encoded by the coding sequence ATGAAAGCATCGGAACTTCGCAACAAGGACGCCGCGGCGCTCAACACGGAACTCAGCGATCTGCTGAAGGCCCAGTTTGGTCTCCGCATGCAGCTGGGTACCCAGCAGCTGAGCAACACCAGCCAGATCAAGAAGGTTCGCCGCGACATCGCTCGCGTGCGCACCCTCATGACTGAAAAGGCGAGCGAGAAATGA
- the tuf gene encoding elongation factor Tu, producing MAKGKFERNKPHVNVGTIGHVDHGKTTLTAAIATVLSAKFGGEAKGYADIDAAPEEKARGITINTAHVEYETAARHYAHVDCPGHADYVKNMITGAAQMDGAILVCSAADGPMPQTREHILLARQVGVPYIIVFLNKCDMVDDAELLELVEMEVVELLEKYEFPGSDTPIIKGSAKLALEGDKGELGEQAILKLAEALDTYIPTPERAVDGAFLLPIEDVFSISGRGTVVTGRVERGIIKVGEEVEIVGIKPTVKTIVTGVEMFRKLLDQGQAGDNVGVLVRGTKRXDVERGQVLSKPGSIKPHTDFTAEVYVLSKDEGGRHTPFFNNYRPQFYFRTTDVTGSIALPEGKEMVMPGDNVSISVKLINPIAMEEGLRFAIREGGRTVGAGVVAKIVA from the coding sequence ATGGCTAAAGGCAAGTTTGAACGTAACAAGCCGCACGTGAACGTCGGCACCATCGGTCACGTCGACCATGGCAAGACCACGCTGACCGCGGCAATCGCAACGGTGTTGTCGGCGAAGTTCGGCGGCGAAGCGAAGGGCTATGCGGACATCGACGCGGCGCCGGAAGAAAAGGCACGCGGCATCACGATCAACACCGCGCACGTGGAATACGAAACGGCGGCACGGCACTACGCGCACGTCGATTGCCCGGGCCACGCCGACTATGTGAAGAACATGATCACGGGCGCCGCGCAGATGGACGGCGCGATCCTGGTGTGTTCGGCCGCCGACGGCCCGATGCCGCAAACGCGCGAGCACATCCTGCTGGCCCGTCAGGTCGGCGTGCCGTACATCATCGTCTTCCTGAACAAGTGCGACATGGTGGACGACGCCGAGCTGCTCGAACTGGTCGAGATGGAAGTGGTCGAGCTGCTGGAAAAGTACGAATTCCCGGGCAGCGACACGCCGATCATCAAGGGTTCGGCGAAGCTGGCCCTGGAAGGCGACAAGGGCGAGCTGGGCGAGCAGGCGATCCTGAAGCTGGCCGAGGCACTGGACACGTACATCCCGACGCCGGAGCGTGCGGTGGACGGCGCGTTCCTGCTGCCGATCGAAGACGTGTTCTCGATCTCGGGTCGNGGCACGGTGGTGACGGGTCGCGTCGAGCGCGGCATCATCAAGGTCGGTGAGGAAGTCGAGATCGTGGGCATCAAGCCGACGGTGAAGACGATCGTCACGGGCGTGGAAATGTTCCGCAAGCTGCTGGACCAGGGTCAGGCAGGCGACAACGTCGGCGTGCTGGTGCGCGGTACGAAGCGCGANGACGTGGAGCGTGGCCAGGTGCTGTCGAAGCCGGGTTCGATCAAGCCGCACACGGATTTCACGGCCGAAGTGTACGTGCTGAGCAAGGATGAGGGCGGCCGTCACACGCCGTTCTTCAACAACTACCGTCCGCAGTTCTACTTCCGCACGACGGACGTGACGGGTTCGATCGCTTTGCCGGAAGGCAAGGAAATGGTCATGCCGGGCGACAACGTGTCGATCTCGGTGAAGCTGATCAACCCGATCGCGATGGAAGAAGGTCTGCGCTTCGCGATCCGCGAAGGTGGCCGTACGGTCGGCGCCGGCGTGGTCGCGAAGATCGTCGCCTGA